From Pontibacter actiniarum, a single genomic window includes:
- the era gene encoding GTPase Era translates to MAETPHKAGFVSIVGKPNVGKSTLMNALVGEKLSIITSKAQTTRHRIMGILNGDDFQIVYSDTPGIIKPQYALHESMMGFVRTSLEDADVILFVTDIYEKHDEEDVIKRLQHAKVPVLLLINKIDQATEEEVNEKVAYWQEHMNPTEILPISALHNFGLDQLFARLLHYLPQHPPYFPKDELTDKPERFFVSEMIREKIFLNYKKEIPYSCEVVVEEFKEEEDIIRIRAEISVERRSQKGIVIGNKGEALKKVGTQARLDMEEFFQKKIFLDLYVRVNENWRTDQKLLRRFGYREE, encoded by the coding sequence ATGGCTGAAACACCGCACAAAGCCGGTTTTGTAAGTATAGTAGGAAAACCGAACGTGGGTAAATCAACGCTGATGAACGCGCTGGTGGGGGAGAAGCTCTCCATCATCACCTCAAAGGCACAAACAACGCGTCACCGTATCATGGGCATCCTGAACGGAGACGATTTCCAGATTGTATACTCCGATACGCCCGGCATCATTAAGCCGCAGTACGCCCTGCACGAGTCGATGATGGGCTTTGTGCGCACCTCCCTGGAGGATGCGGACGTAATCCTGTTCGTAACGGACATCTATGAGAAGCACGACGAGGAGGATGTGATCAAGCGCCTGCAGCATGCGAAGGTGCCTGTGCTGCTGCTGATTAACAAAATTGACCAGGCGACGGAAGAGGAAGTGAACGAGAAGGTGGCGTATTGGCAGGAGCACATGAACCCGACCGAGATCCTCCCGATCTCTGCCCTGCACAACTTCGGGCTGGACCAGCTGTTTGCGCGCCTGCTGCATTACCTGCCCCAGCATCCGCCTTATTTCCCGAAAGATGAACTGACGGACAAGCCGGAGCGTTTCTTTGTGTCGGAGATGATCCGCGAGAAGATTTTCCTGAACTATAAAAAGGAAATCCCCTACAGCTGCGAGGTGGTGGTAGAGGAGTTTAAGGAAGAAGAAGACATTATCCGCATCCGGGCCGAAATCAGCGTGGAGCGCCGCAGCCAGAAAGGCATCGTGATCGGGAACAAAGGCGAGGCGCTGAAAAAAGTGGGTACCCAGGCGCGCCTGGACATGGAAGAGTTCTTCCAGAAAAAGATATTTCTTGATTTATATGTGCGTGTGAACGAGAACTGGCGGACAGACCAGAAGCTGCTTCGGCGCTTCGGCTACCGCGAAGAGTAG
- the hemH gene encoding ferrochelatase yields MSNNKTGKIGVLLVNLGTPDTPQTPDVRKYLREFLLDKRVIDINPLGRYALVNGVIAPFRAPKSAKIYQQLWTERGSPLLYHGLDLKQKLQASLGDAYHVAFGMRYQKPSIKSALEELREKSVRRIIVFPLFPQYASATTGSVHDKIMEIVKDWWIIPSMNFISSYCNDPGFIGAFAELGKKYMAEDNYDHVVFSYHGVPERQILKGSDHGYCKLGSCCNSYNKRNQYCYRASCFETSRQLAKALGLQDDQYTVAFQSRLGKDPWLQPYTDDVLKTMPAKGIKKVLAFSPAFVADCLETTVEVGEEFKEMFEHAGGERWQLVESLNSNDAWVEAMKQLVLQH; encoded by the coding sequence ATGAGCAACAATAAAACGGGCAAAATTGGCGTACTGCTGGTTAACCTCGGCACACCGGATACTCCTCAGACCCCTGATGTAAGAAAATACCTGCGCGAGTTCCTGCTGGATAAGCGTGTGATTGACATAAACCCGCTGGGAAGGTATGCCCTTGTGAACGGGGTGATCGCGCCTTTCCGTGCTCCAAAGTCTGCTAAAATATACCAGCAGCTGTGGACCGAGCGAGGCTCTCCGCTGCTCTACCACGGCCTCGACCTGAAACAAAAGCTCCAGGCTAGCCTGGGCGATGCATACCATGTGGCTTTCGGTATGCGCTATCAAAAGCCAAGTATAAAAAGTGCTTTGGAGGAGCTTCGGGAGAAGAGCGTGCGCCGCATTATTGTGTTCCCACTGTTCCCGCAGTATGCATCTGCTACCACAGGATCCGTGCACGATAAGATCATGGAGATCGTGAAGGACTGGTGGATCATACCGAGCATGAACTTCATTTCTTCTTACTGCAACGATCCGGGCTTTATCGGGGCCTTTGCCGAGCTAGGCAAGAAGTACATGGCAGAAGACAATTATGACCACGTTGTGTTTAGCTACCATGGGGTGCCGGAGCGCCAGATACTGAAAGGCAGCGACCACGGCTATTGTAAGCTTGGCTCCTGCTGCAACAGCTATAACAAACGCAACCAATACTGCTACCGTGCCTCTTGTTTCGAAACATCGCGGCAACTGGCAAAGGCGCTGGGCCTGCAGGACGACCAGTATACCGTTGCGTTCCAATCGAGACTGGGCAAAGACCCGTGGCTGCAGCCTTATACTGACGATGTGCTGAAGACAATGCCAGCGAAAGGCATTAAGAAAGTGCTGGCTTTTAGCCCTGCCTTTGTAGCCGACTGCTTAGAGACCACCGTGGAGGTAGGAGAAGAGTTTAAGGAAATGTTTGAGCATGCCGGTGGCGAGCGCTGGCAGCTGGTAGAGAGCCTTAACTCCAACGATGCTTGGGTAGAAGCCATGAAACAGCTTGTCCTGCAGCATTAA
- a CDS encoding TIGR00730 family Rossman fold protein, translating into MKSIAVFCGANAGNNPKYGEAAAKLGTLMAAQRVGLVFGGGKVGLMGTIADAVLAAGGEAVGVIPQSLVDREVAHTGLTEQHVVKTMHERKALMASKSDAFIAMPGGFGTLDEVNEIITWNQLGIIKKPVAFYNVNGYFDKFMELIAHGVQEGFIKPEYSSNLIVEEDAELLLQKITKYAEAVSEDWVDSERI; encoded by the coding sequence ATGAAAAGTATAGCTGTTTTCTGTGGAGCCAACGCCGGCAATAACCCCAAGTACGGTGAGGCTGCCGCTAAACTGGGCACCCTGATGGCTGCCCAGCGTGTAGGCCTTGTTTTCGGTGGCGGCAAGGTGGGGTTAATGGGCACGATTGCCGATGCCGTACTTGCTGCGGGGGGCGAAGCCGTTGGTGTTATTCCGCAGAGCCTGGTAGACCGCGAGGTGGCGCACACCGGCCTGACGGAGCAGCACGTGGTAAAGACCATGCATGAGCGCAAGGCCCTGATGGCTTCCAAATCAGATGCCTTTATCGCCATGCCCGGCGGGTTTGGCACCCTGGATGAGGTAAACGAGATTATCACGTGGAACCAGTTGGGCATCATCAAAAAGCCGGTGGCGTTCTACAACGTAAACGGTTACTTCGATAAGTTTATGGAGCTGATCGCGCATGGCGTGCAGGAGGGCTTTATTAAACCGGAGTACAGCAGCAACCTTATTGTGGAGGAGGATGCCGAGCTGCTGCTGCAGAAGATAACCAAATATGCCGAAGCCGTGTCAGAAGACTGGGTAGACTCAGAGCGGATATAG
- a CDS encoding cysteine desulfurase family protein, which produces MRVYLDNAATTPLDKEVFDAMAPFMLEHFGNPSSIHSHGREVRAAIERARKTVAGLLNTSPAEVFFTSGGTEADNAALICTCRSLGIKHAISTKLEHHAVLHTLELLERQEGVQVSYLRHDELGNLDLEHLEELLANQPQTLVSIMHANNEIGNLNDVAAIGEICRKYNAVFHSDTVQTMGHYVHDVQQLGANFIVGSAHKFHGPKGVGFLYCDGATKIQPLIQGGAQERNMRGGTENVYGIIGLAKALEIAYRDMEEHTRYIQGLKDRMIHKLREQMDDVSFNGLSEFGDKSLYTVLNVNLPASDINEMLLFSLDIAKISASGGSACSSGANTGSHVLRALNVDPTRGSVRFSFSKYNTPEEIDYAAETLAKMYKKQLA; this is translated from the coding sequence ATGCGTGTTTATTTAGATAATGCTGCCACCACGCCTCTGGATAAAGAGGTGTTTGACGCCATGGCTCCTTTTATGCTGGAGCATTTCGGTAACCCTTCTTCCATTCACTCGCATGGCCGTGAGGTGAGGGCGGCTATTGAAAGGGCGCGTAAAACGGTGGCGGGCCTGCTGAACACGTCTCCTGCCGAGGTTTTCTTTACTTCAGGGGGCACCGAGGCTGATAACGCGGCCCTTATCTGTACTTGCCGCTCGCTCGGCATAAAGCACGCCATCTCTACCAAACTGGAGCACCACGCGGTACTGCATACCCTGGAGCTGCTGGAGCGGCAGGAGGGGGTGCAGGTGAGCTACCTGCGCCACGATGAGCTCGGCAACCTGGACCTGGAGCACCTGGAGGAGCTGTTGGCCAACCAGCCGCAGACGCTGGTGTCCATCATGCACGCCAACAACGAGATCGGCAACCTGAACGACGTAGCGGCCATCGGCGAGATATGCAGGAAGTATAACGCCGTGTTCCATTCAGATACGGTGCAGACCATGGGCCACTATGTGCACGACGTGCAGCAGCTGGGGGCAAACTTTATCGTAGGCTCGGCGCACAAGTTCCACGGCCCGAAAGGCGTTGGGTTCCTGTACTGCGACGGGGCCACGAAGATCCAGCCGCTGATTCAGGGGGGGGCGCAGGAGCGCAACATGCGCGGCGGCACCGAGAACGTGTATGGTATTATCGGGCTGGCCAAGGCGCTGGAGATTGCTTACCGCGATATGGAGGAGCATACCCGCTACATCCAGGGCCTGAAGGACCGCATGATCCACAAGCTGCGCGAGCAGATGGACGACGTGAGCTTTAACGGCCTGTCGGAGTTTGGCGACAAGAGCCTGTACACGGTGCTGAACGTAAACCTGCCGGCGTCAGACATCAACGAGATGCTGCTCTTCAGCCTGGACATAGCCAAGATTTCTGCATCCGGCGGCAGTGCCTGCAGCAGCGGCGCCAACACCGGCTCACACGTGCTGCGTGCGCTGAACGTAGACCCAACCCGCGGGTCGGTGCGCTTCTCCTTCAGCAAGTACAACACGCCCGAAGAGATTGACTATGCCGCCGAAACGCTGGCGAAAATGTATAAAAAGCAGCTGGCCTAA
- the glmM gene encoding phosphoglucosamine mutase, with protein sequence MALIKSISGIRGTIGGQAGDGLTPVDVVKFSAAFGTWVLQNTDKKIIVVGRDARLSGDMVNKLVCATLQGLGIDVIDLGLSTTPTVEMAVPEKKAGGGIILTASHNPKQWNALKLLNHKGEFISDEEGKLVLEIAEKEAFEFAQVNDLGKYKQSESALKKHIKAVLALPLVDVEAIKARNFSVVVDAVNSSGGFAVPMLLEALGVNKIEKLFCEPDGNFAHNPEPLPENLREISKVIEKGKFDLGIVVDPDVDRLALVNEDGSMFGEEYTLVAVADYVLKHQKGNTVSNLSSTRALRDVTEKAGGAYYAAAVGEVNVVNMMKEQHAIIGGEGNGGIIYPELHYGRDALVGIALFLTHLAKSGMSMTRLRASYPNYYISKNKIELTPEVNVDEVLRQMKERYAKQPINTIDGVKIEFDKEWVHLRKSNTEPIIRIYAESDSNATAEHLANKIIADIKEIISVKA encoded by the coding sequence GTGGCTTTAATAAAATCGATTTCAGGAATACGTGGTACGATAGGCGGACAGGCTGGTGATGGACTTACCCCTGTGGATGTAGTTAAGTTTTCCGCTGCTTTCGGAACCTGGGTGCTTCAAAACACCGATAAGAAAATAATTGTTGTAGGCCGCGATGCCCGCCTTTCCGGCGACATGGTGAACAAACTGGTGTGCGCCACCCTGCAAGGGCTGGGCATAGACGTGATAGACCTGGGGCTTTCTACCACGCCTACCGTGGAGATGGCCGTGCCGGAGAAGAAAGCCGGCGGCGGGATTATACTTACAGCCAGCCATAACCCAAAGCAGTGGAACGCACTGAAGCTGCTTAACCATAAAGGAGAGTTTATCTCTGATGAAGAGGGGAAGCTAGTGCTGGAGATTGCCGAGAAAGAGGCCTTTGAGTTTGCACAGGTTAACGACCTGGGAAAATATAAGCAGAGCGAAAGCGCCCTGAAGAAGCATATCAAGGCTGTTCTGGCGTTGCCGCTGGTGGATGTGGAGGCGATCAAAGCCAGAAACTTCAGCGTGGTGGTGGATGCCGTGAACTCAAGCGGAGGCTTTGCCGTGCCGATGCTGCTGGAGGCCCTGGGCGTAAACAAGATCGAGAAGCTGTTCTGCGAGCCGGACGGCAACTTTGCCCACAACCCGGAGCCCCTGCCGGAGAACCTGCGCGAGATTTCGAAGGTCATCGAGAAGGGCAAGTTTGACCTGGGCATTGTAGTAGACCCGGATGTGGACCGCCTGGCGCTGGTAAACGAAGACGGCAGCATGTTCGGCGAAGAGTATACGCTGGTGGCCGTGGCAGACTACGTGCTCAAGCACCAGAAAGGCAACACGGTCTCCAACCTGTCGTCTACGCGCGCGCTGCGCGACGTGACCGAGAAAGCCGGAGGTGCTTACTATGCCGCCGCCGTGGGCGAGGTAAACGTGGTAAACATGATGAAGGAGCAGCACGCGATTATCGGTGGCGAGGGCAACGGCGGTATCATCTACCCGGAGCTGCACTACGGCCGCGACGCCCTGGTGGGGATCGCCCTGTTCCTGACGCACCTGGCCAAATCAGGCATGAGCATGACGCGCCTGCGTGCGAGCTACCCGAACTACTACATCTCCAAGAATAAGATAGAGCTCACGCCGGAGGTGAACGTGGACGAGGTGCTGCGCCAGATGAAGGAGCGCTACGCCAAGCAGCCGATCAACACCATCGACGGTGTGAAGATCGAGTTCGATAAGGAGTGGGTGCACCTGCGCAAGTCAAACACGGAGCCGATCATCCGCATCTACGCCGAGAGCGACAGCAATGCGACAGCCGAGCACCTGGCCAACAAGATCATTGCCGACATCAAGGAGATCATCTCTGTAAAAGCCTAA
- the mazG gene encoding nucleoside triphosphate pyrophosphohydrolase, with protein MTTSQPGKNTRQQQLEAFSRLLDVLDDLREKCPWDRKQTMESLRHLTIEETYELSDAILKGELQEVKKEIGDIMLHLAFYAKIAAEKGAFDIADVLNAQCEKLIFRHPHIYGDTKADSEEEVKQNWEKLKLKEGNKSVLGGVPQSLPALVKAMRIQEKARGAGFDWDDSSQVWEKVQEELSEFEREFNVEDTAGIDREKATAEFGDLLFSLINFARFAGINPEEALERTNLKFISRFQYIETEAAKDGKSLQDMTLQEMDFYWEKAKKQ; from the coding sequence ATGACTACTTCACAACCTGGAAAAAACACGCGCCAGCAGCAGCTTGAGGCTTTTAGCCGCCTGCTGGATGTGCTGGATGACCTCCGCGAAAAGTGCCCCTGGGACCGCAAGCAAACCATGGAAAGCCTGCGCCACCTGACGATAGAGGAAACCTACGAGCTCTCCGACGCCATACTGAAGGGAGAGCTGCAGGAGGTAAAGAAGGAGATCGGCGACATTATGCTGCACCTGGCCTTCTACGCCAAGATAGCGGCAGAGAAAGGCGCCTTCGACATTGCCGACGTCCTGAACGCGCAGTGTGAGAAGCTCATCTTCCGCCACCCGCACATTTACGGAGACACCAAGGCCGACAGCGAGGAGGAGGTAAAGCAGAACTGGGAGAAGCTCAAGCTGAAGGAAGGCAACAAATCCGTTCTGGGCGGCGTACCGCAATCGTTGCCTGCCCTGGTAAAGGCCATGCGCATACAGGAGAAAGCCCGTGGCGCCGGCTTCGACTGGGACGATTCCTCACAGGTGTGGGAGAAGGTGCAGGAGGAACTAAGCGAGTTCGAAAGAGAGTTTAATGTAGAGGACACCGCCGGCATTGACCGGGAAAAGGCCACCGCCGAGTTTGGCGACCTGCTGTTCTCCCTCATCAACTTTGCCCGCTTTGCCGGCATCAACCCCGAAGAGGCACTGGAGCGCACCAACCTCAAGTTCATCAGCCGCTTCCAGTACATCGAAACAGAGGCGGCCAAAGACGGCAAATCGCTCCAGGACATGACGCTGCAGGAGATGGACTTTTATTGGGAAAAGGCAAAAAAGCAGTAG
- a CDS encoding MotA/TolQ/ExbB proton channel family protein has protein sequence MEKKTAVVSKNANVEPKNSPVGSVFASIVIPIALIACVLIYLFVLGNPANFEGGNTENHPLPGNYLGVVYKGGWVVPVLMSLNLMVFIFAIERALTIGKAKGTKNVAQFVRSISAKLNQRDINGAIASCDAQKGSVGNVVKAGLLKYKEMQNEPELLKAEKVAAIQKEIEESTALELPMLEKNLVVISTIASISTLVGLIGTVLGMIKAFAALATSGSPDSVALANGISEALINTALGITGSTIAIIAYNYFTSKIDELTYSIDEAGFSMVSTFTAQHETPAARPQTV, from the coding sequence ATGGAAAAAAAGACTGCAGTAGTGAGCAAGAATGCTAATGTAGAGCCAAAGAACAGCCCGGTAGGGTCTGTGTTTGCGAGCATCGTTATTCCGATTGCCCTGATAGCATGTGTGCTTATCTATTTGTTCGTTCTGGGTAACCCAGCAAACTTCGAAGGTGGCAACACAGAAAACCATCCACTTCCAGGCAACTACCTTGGCGTTGTTTACAAAGGTGGCTGGGTAGTACCAGTGCTGATGTCCCTGAACCTTATGGTATTCATTTTCGCTATCGAGCGCGCCCTGACTATCGGTAAGGCAAAAGGCACGAAAAACGTTGCTCAGTTCGTACGTAGCATCTCTGCTAAACTGAACCAGCGCGACATCAACGGCGCTATCGCTTCTTGCGACGCACAGAAAGGTTCTGTTGGAAACGTGGTAAAAGCCGGCCTGCTTAAGTACAAAGAAATGCAGAACGAGCCTGAGCTGCTGAAGGCTGAGAAAGTTGCCGCTATCCAAAAAGAAATCGAAGAGTCTACTGCTCTTGAGCTGCCAATGCTGGAGAAAAACCTGGTAGTTATCTCAACTATCGCCTCTATCTCTACACTGGTTGGTCTGATCGGTACAGTACTTGGTATGATTAAGGCCTTCGCCGCCCTTGCAACTTCAGGCTCTCCTGACTCTGTAGCCCTTGCAAACGGTATCTCTGAGGCCCTTATCAACACTGCCCTGGGTATCACAGGTTCTACTATCGCGATCATTGCTTACAACTACTTCACAAGCAAAATCGACGAGCTTACTTACAGCATTGACGAGGCTGGCTTCAGCATGGTGTCTACTTTCACTGCTCAGCACGAGACTCCAGCTGCAAGACCACAAACTGTTTAA
- a CDS encoding ExbD/TolR family protein, with amino-acid sequence MPKVKVKRKNPSLDMTPMVDLFFLLVTFFMLTATARPDEAVVVDTPSSVSEIKIPDTNVITITVDNNNRVFFGVDGQQTKEALLDKIAGKYGVGFTAEEKKTFSLLNNFGVPVNQLKSFLAMESGARKEVNQPGIPIDSTHNELGDWVLQTRLTNPKVVIAIKGDQDVDYATIQRVIDILQDRKVNRFNLITDMENKPQNL; translated from the coding sequence ATGCCTAAAGTAAAAGTAAAAAGGAAAAACCCCTCATTGGACATGACGCCAATGGTGGACTTATTCTTCTTGCTGGTTACTTTCTTTATGCTGACTGCAACTGCCAGACCTGATGAAGCCGTTGTAGTAGATACACCTTCATCTGTGTCTGAAATAAAGATCCCGGATACGAACGTAATCACGATTACGGTCGACAACAATAACCGTGTGTTCTTTGGCGTAGACGGGCAGCAAACAAAGGAAGCATTACTTGACAAGATAGCAGGAAAGTATGGCGTAGGCTTTACCGCAGAAGAGAAGAAGACATTCTCTCTGCTGAACAACTTCGGTGTTCCGGTAAACCAGCTGAAGTCTTTCCTGGCTATGGAATCAGGTGCACGCAAGGAGGTTAACCAGCCGGGTATCCCGATAGACTCTACCCACAATGAACTGGGCGACTGGGTACTACAGACTCGTCTTACAAACCCGAAGGTGGTTATCGCCATCAAAGGTGACCAGGACGTAGACTATGCAACTATTCAGCGAGTTATCGATATCCTGCAGGACAGAAAGGTAAACAGGTTCAACCTGATTACCGACATGGAAAATAAGCCACAGAACCTATAG